The genomic region TATGCAGCAACCCGAATATCGTCTTTTGATACTCGCGTAGCATCACCTAGTGCCGTTGTGCCATCATCACCTGTTTTGGTGTAGATTCGAGACAGGTAGACCATATTCAATCCATGAAAAGAATTAATGGTTAATCTAATTCAGCCAGGGTAAATCTTCCAGTGCATCGGCCAGCAACTTAACAGAACAGGGATACCCGAAGGTATCCCTGTATCATTTGGATTAAAGTTGCTGATTATCTGCTGACTTCGATGTCCAAGTCAGCTTGTTTATTCTTGCTGACTTGCCGACGGTAGTAGAGCATCCCACCGCAGGTAATGCATAATCCAATCAGAGCCAGGCTTGCAGGTTCGGGAATACTGATGGCATTCAGCGAAAAGTTATCGAAATAAACATCACCTGTGGTAATACCAGCAAAAGAATTGAAATAAGCAGCATATCCATATTCGCGTAATCGATCGAAGGGTCCGTTGGCAATGTCACTGTCTCTGAAGGGTACATTGGTCAATGCTTGTCCTGGACCAAAGCCGATCAGTGTGTTGTTTAGAAATACCCGAAAAGACTGTGATGAGAAATCCATCTGAACGCGAATATCGACCCATGTCTGATTCGCGACTAATCCTGGTGCACTGGAAAGCGTACTGTTGGGAAAAGCATTAAGTGAAGTAACCTGGATGGTTCCTGTCGGATCAACAGCAACCTGGGTAATCATTCTCTGCAGACCACCTGAACGCAGTCCTTCGAAATACATTCCTTTTAGGGGAATGTCCGTGGTCAAAACAGCATCATTACGATAAAGGCCTGTCTGTGCAACCACAATTGGTGTGCCACTTGCTACCGGGTTAAAGACATTGCCCGGAAATTGTGGAGTATCGGGATATCGCCAGTAGAGAGTACCGCCGCCTAAACTAGGATCATCGAAGAGTCGTTCACCTATTACGTGGAATGCCTGCGATCCACTTTGTACGATAGTATTCTGCACCAACCCTGCAGCTGGAAAACCAATAAACTGATTTAAGTCAGAAGTAGACCAACCATTCTGAGATCCGGTTCCCTGTCCACCTGGAGTTCCTGGTGGAGCATTATATCCAGCCAAAGTTGCTCCACCGCCATTGAAAGTTGGAAACTCAAAACCACCGGAATCGTAAAGCAAAATCGACTGAGCCGAGGCTGCACCACTCACCAATACCACCGTCATCACCGTCAGCAGCATTCTTCCCTTGCTGGTAATCGAACTCATGTTGTTAACTCCATTGGGCATTGGGCAGGCATTCTCTGTATTGCAATTCATCAAATCTAGTCTAAAACTCTTGCTGATACAAAAGAAATGAGGACATAACAGACATTTTCCATCAACATTTTGCTACGCATCGTCTAATGAACGGTTTAAGCAAAAGAATACAGTTGTGACAGCTTTTCTCAATTCTCCCAATCGGGTACACTGAAACAGGTGTGAGGTGTAAGGGGTCAGATGATGATCATGGCATATCTCCCTTGTCCACACAATCCTTGAATTCAATTGAACCTGTGGTAATGTAATGCATCCCACCTGGCAACGATTGCAACTTCAGACACGGCGGCAGTTTCTCACGCAAGGCGCGTTCAGCCTGGGTGGAGTGGCTCTGTCATCAATGTTACTGCCCAAGGCAGGTGCTGTTGATCAAACCTCGGCCCTGGCGCCCAAAAAGCCCATGCATGCTGCCAAGGCGAAGAATGTCATTTATCTGCATATGTCGGGAGCGCCACCTCAGCATGATCTGTTCGATTACAAACCCAAGCTCAAAGAACTGCATCTGAAACCATGCCCAGAGTCATTATTGAAAGGGCAGCGTTTTGCCTTCATCAAAGGAACTCCTCTGCTGCTCGGTTCGCCTTATGAATTCAAGCGATGTGGCAATGCAGAAGCCTGGATCAGTCAACTCCTGCCACACTTCCAGAAAGTGGCAGGTGAAGTCTCCTTCCTCAAAGGCATGCACACCGATCAGTTCAATCATGCGCCTGCCGAACTATTGCTGTTTACCGGGTCACCGAGAAACGGAGGCGCAGCGATGGGTTCATGGATCACCTATGGACTGGGAAGCGAGAACCAGAACCTGCCCGGTTTCGTCGTTCTCATCAGTGGAGGCACTGACCCCACCGGGGGCAAGGCACTCTGGTCCACCGGTTTCCTGCCATCGGTATTTCAGGGCGTGCAATGCCGAACTTCGGGTGAACCCATCCTGTATGCCAATAATCCACCCGGCATGGATCGCGATTCTCGTCGCAGCAGTCTCGATGCACTTAAAGCTCTGAATCAACTCGAGCATCAGCAGTTTGGCGATCCGGAAACCTTGACGCGCATTAGCCAGTATGAGTTGGCATTTCGCATGCAGATGACCGTGCCGGAGGTTATGGACATCAGCAAGGAACCAGCCAAGGTTCAGGAGCAATATAACGCCAAGCCGGGTGCCAACAGTTTTGCCAACAACTGCCTGCTGGCCAGACGCCTGGTGGAGCGTGGCGTACGCTATGTTCAACTCTTTGATTGGGGCTGGGATTGCCACGGAACCAGCAAGGGCGATGACATTATTGAACATCTGCCTCGCAAGTGCAAGGAGATTGATCAACCCATCGCAACGCTCTTGACCGATTTGAAACAGCGTGGGCTGCTGGATGAAACACTGGTTGTCTGGGGGGGCGAGTTTGGTCGTACGAGCATGAACGAAGCTCGGGGTGGCTCAACATTCCTCGGGCGGGATCATCATCCGCATTGCTTCACCATCTGGCTGGCCGGTGCAGGCATTCAGAAAGGTATCGTGCACGGACAGACCGATGAACTGGGCTATTTCATCACTGAAGGAAAGACCAGTGTGCACGATCTGCAAGCTACTATGCTGCAGCTCTTGGGCCTGGATCCATGGAAGTTCCGCTATCCTTACCAAGGGCTGGAACAACGGCTGATTGGCGTGGAAGGCGGCGTGGAACTGATCAAGGAAGTGATGAGCTAGACCAGCCAGCCACCCGTAATCGGCAATACCTGCCCGGTGATGTAACTGGATTCCTCAGCAGACAGGAAAAGCACGGCATTGGCAATGTCGCTTGGCTGGCCGATTCTGCCGACAGGAATCTGCTTTTCGTATTCAGCCAGCATTTCGGGTTTGATGGTAGCCACCATCTGGGTTTGTACCACACCAGGGGCAATCGCATTAACGGTGATCTTGCGTTTCGCCAATTCCTTGGCCAGCACTTTCGTCATGGCGATGACACCAGCCTTGGCTGAGGAATAATTCACCTGTCCATGGATACCAATGAGCCCTGCGACGGAA from Planctomycetia bacterium harbors:
- a CDS encoding DUF1501 domain-containing protein; amino-acid sequence: MHPTWQRLQLQTRRQFLTQGAFSLGGVALSSMLLPKAGAVDQTSALAPKKPMHAAKAKNVIYLHMSGAPPQHDLFDYKPKLKELHLKPCPESLLKGQRFAFIKGTPLLLGSPYEFKRCGNAEAWISQLLPHFQKVAGEVSFLKGMHTDQFNHAPAELLLFTGSPRNGGAAMGSWITYGLGSENQNLPGFVVLISGGTDPTGGKALWSTGFLPSVFQGVQCRTSGEPILYANNPPGMDRDSRRSSLDALKALNQLEHQQFGDPETLTRISQYELAFRMQMTVPEVMDISKEPAKVQEQYNAKPGANSFANNCLLARRLVERGVRYVQLFDWGWDCHGTSKGDDIIEHLPRKCKEIDQPIATLLTDLKQRGLLDETLVVWGGEFGRTSMNEARGGSTFLGRDHHPHCFTIWLAGAGIQKGIVHGQTDELGYFITEGKTSVHDLQATMLQLLGLDPWKFRYPYQGLEQRLIGVEGGVELIKEVMS